One Vespa crabro chromosome 1, iyVesCrab1.2, whole genome shotgun sequence genomic region harbors:
- the LOC124428579 gene encoding aminopeptidase N-like, producing MTQSHEVLAMMDAHTTTFGRTKGCTISRCGAFLLGAFFLISLVVTGLLVYHYAPCLEEKIKSCETSLNNFDHQTGRAFSDNSASKKKIDVRLPKSIVPDSYELRLVPFIWEGNFTFNGEVTIVVNVTENTKNVTLHATDMKIDESLTSIREFSLSNNRTKPITIVEQKNDTERQFHVIKTSDTLKEGKQYVVHLKFVGQLNDYLQGFYRSSYTVGNQTRWIATTQFQATDARRAFPCFDEPAMKAKFQISIGRPRNMTSISNMPRKGQPEPMPGLPTYEWDHYEQSVPMSTYLVAFIVSDFEMLKSESRNFSVWARKEAINQSHYSLDIGPKILEYYEDYFKIKFPLPKMDMVALPDFSAGAMENWGLITYRETAMLYQERVSTSSNLQRVATVVAHELAHQWFGNLVTPSWWSDLWLNEGFASYVEYIGMNAVEPTWKVLEQFVVNDLQSVFGLDALQSSHPISIEVGHPDEISEIFDRISYEKGASILRMMDHFLTTDVFKRGLTNYLTEKAYQSAEQNDLWNALTKQAHKDKVLDPSITIQQIMDTWTLQTGFPVVTVMRNYLNGDATLTQERFMLQNSTMITMMEPEPLWWIPITYTNEKELNFNRTQPNHWMKAERSIVLPNLNTSAHQWMIFNVLETGYYRVNYDRTNWQLIIKQLNKDNFRDISTINRAQLIDDALNLARAGKLDYAIALDVTSYLAHESEYLPWKAALTALNYLDDMLIMLPGYDKFRIYTLKLLDNVYKQVGFTDKPGDPQLTVFTRIDVLNWACTFGHDDCVDNAVNQFYNWRKMPDPDTNNPISPNLKSVVYCTAIRAGSQVEWEFAWQRYLNTNVGSEKDLLLQALGCSREVWMLSRYLDWAVTENSGIRKQDATRVFGSVARNIIGHPLAFNYLRNKWARLREYFGTSLVLINNIVKSATRGINTKYELKDLIDFITENKDELGSATRTVQQAVEQAEANIKWLDNNYATIRDWLQRNTA from the exons ATGACCCAGTCTCATGAGGTTTTGGCAATGATGGATGCACACACAACAACATTTGGACGAACGAAAGGCTGCACGATCTCTCGTTGCGGTGCTTTCCTTCTCGGTgccttctttctcatttctttggTAGTGACCGGGCTTTTGGTTTATCATTATGCTCCCTGccttgaagaaaaaattaaatcgtgCGAAACTTctctaaataattttgatcatCAAACTGGAAGGGCATTTTCTGATAACTCGGCAAGCAAGAAGAAAATCGACGTCAGATTACCGAAATCGATCGTACCGGATTCTTACGAGTTACGACTGGTACCCTTCATATGGGAAGGAAATTTCACTTTCAACGGTGAG GTGACTATCGTAGTGAACGTAACggaaaatacgaaaaatgtAACCCTTCATGCGACCGACATGAAGATCGACGAGTCCCTTACAAGTATACGAGAATTCTCTCTGTCCAATAATAGAACAAAGCCGATCACAATTGTCGAGCAAAAGAACGACACCGAAAGGCAATTTCATGTGATTAAAACGTCGGACACGTTGAAGGAGGGTAAGCAATACGTGGTGCATCTCAAGTTCGTTGGCCAGCTGAACGACTACCTTCAAGGTTTCTACAGAAGCTCCTATACCGTCGGCAATCAAACGAG ATGGATTGCCACGACACAATTTCAAGCAACGGACGCTCGCCGTGCCTTTCCCTGTTTCGACGAGCCAGCCATGAAAGCCAAATTCCAGATCAGCATAGGTCGGCCCAGAAACATGACGTCTATTTCAAATATGCCAAGGAAAGGACAACCCGAGCCAAT gCCTGGTCTTCCTACGTACGAGTGGGATCATTACGAGCAATCCGTACCAATGTCTACTTATTTGGTAGCTTTTATAGTTTCCGACTTTGAAATGTTAAAATCGGAGTCTCGAAACTTTAGTGTCTGGGCGCGCAAGGAGGCCATTAACCAATCTCATTATAGTTTGGATATCGGCCCGAAAATACTGGAATATTATGAGGATTATTTCAAGATAAAGTTTCCTCTTCCAAAAATGGATATGGTTGCGTTACCTGATTTTTCAGCCGGAGCTATGGAGAATTGGGGATTGATCACTTACAG AGAAACGGCGATGTTATATCAAGAGCGAGTGTCAACAAGTAGCAATTTACAAAGAGTAGCAACAGTGGTGGCTCACGAATTAGCCCATCAATGGTTTGGAAATTTGGTTACACCAAGTTGGTGGTCGGATCTTTGGCTGAATGAAGGCTTTGCCAGTTACGTCGAATACATCGGAATGAATGCG GTAGAACCAACGTGGAAAGTTTTAGAACAATTTGTGGTTAACGATTTGCAATCCGTCTTTGGATTAGATGCTTTACAATCTTCTCATCCTATATCGATAGAAGTTGGACATCCGGATGAGATCAGTGAAATTTTTGATAGAATTTCCTACGAGAAAG GTGCTTCTATCCTAAGGATGATGGACCATTTTCTTACGACAGATGTTTTCAAGCGAGGacttacaaattatttaaccgaaaa AGCTTATCAAAGTGCCGAGCAAAACGATTTGTGGAATGCGCTTACGAAACAAGCTCATAAAGATAAAGTTTTGGATCCTTCTATTACGATCCAACAAATTATGGATACGTGGACCCTTCAAACTGGTTTCCCTGTTGTTACCGTAATGCGAAATTATCTAAATGGTGATGCTACTCTCACCCAG GAACGCTTCATGCTACAAAATAGTACTATGATTACCATGATGGAACCTGAACCACTCTGGTGGATTCCTATTACATACACGAACGAAAAGgaattaaatttcaatcgaaCTCAGCCCAATCATTGGATGAAAGCAGAACGTTCGATCGTTTTGCCAAATTTAAATACTAGTGCACATCAATGGATGATTTTCAATGTCTTGGAAACtg gTTACTATCGAGTTAATTACGATAGGACGAACTGgcaattgataataaaacaattgaataaggataattttagAGATATATCGACAATTAATAGAGCTCAATTGATCGATGATGCTCTTAATTTAGCCAGAGCAGGCAAGCTCGATTACGCAATTGCTTTAGACGTTACTTCTTATTTGGCACACGAAAGCGAATATTTGCCTTGGAAAGCTGCTCTGACTGCATTGAATTATTTAGATGATATGTTGATAATGCTACCTGGTTACGATAAGTTCAGG ATTTATACTTTGAAGCTTTTGGATAATGTATACAAGCAAGTTGGCTTTACGGACAAGCCTGGTGATCCGCAATTAACAGTATTTACGAGGATAGACGTTCTTAATTGGGCATGTACTTTTGGCCACGATGATTGCGTTGATAATGCAGTTAATCAATTCTACAATTGGCGTAAAATGCCTGATCCGGATACAAATAATCC AATTTCACCAAATTTGAAGAGTGTGGTCTATTGTACCGCTATACGAGCGGGTAGTCAAGTCGAATGGGAATTTGCTTGgcaaagatatttaaataccAATGTGGGTTCCGAGAAGGACTTGCTCTTACAGGCCCTTGGATGTAGCCGAGAAGTTTGGATGTTGAGCAGATATTTGGATTGGGCGGTTACAGAGAATTCTGGCATTAGAAAGCAAGACGCAACGAGAGTCTTTGGATCTGTAGCTAGAAACATTATCGGTCATCCTCTAGCCTTCAACTACCTCAGAAACAAATGGGCCCGTTTAAGAGAATA tttCGGTACTTCTTTAGTTTTGATAAACAATATCGTCAAGTCAGCAACTAGAGGCATCAACACGAAATACGAACTTAAAGAC ttaATCGATTTCATAACGGAGAACAAAGATGAACTGGGCAGTGCAACCAGAACCGTTCAACAGGCTGTAGAGCAAGCTGAAGCAAACATAAAATGGTTAGACAATAATTACGCGACGATACGCGATTGGTTGCAAAGAAACACAGCGTAA